From Streptomyces sp. TLI_235, a single genomic window includes:
- a CDS encoding acetyltransferase (GNAT) family protein, translating into MTTNRRIAVREAVVEDAPELVRLRALMFAAMAARPGGGPGEPGDPGPDGPWRRTAERLLRERLAAPADRRTLQAYVVDDPECAGRLAACAVGTLEERLPAPGHPDGRFGFVFNICTDPGRRRRGYARACTEALIGWFDARRVTRIDLHATDDGEELYRSLGFGEHARPLSRQRLIAD; encoded by the coding sequence ATGACGACGAACCGGCGGATCGCCGTGCGCGAGGCCGTGGTGGAGGACGCCCCCGAACTCGTCCGGCTGCGCGCGCTGATGTTCGCGGCGATGGCCGCCCGGCCCGGCGGCGGCCCCGGGGAGCCCGGCGACCCCGGCCCCGACGGGCCGTGGCGGCGGACCGCCGAGCGGCTGCTCCGCGAGCGCCTCGCCGCCCCGGCCGACCGGCGCACCCTGCAGGCCTACGTGGTGGACGACCCGGAGTGCGCGGGCCGGCTGGCGGCCTGCGCGGTCGGCACCCTGGAGGAGCGGCTGCCGGCGCCCGGCCACCCGGACGGGCGGTTCGGCTTCGTCTTCAACATCTGCACCGACCCCGGCCGGCGCCGCCGCGGCTACGCCCGGGCCTGCACCGAGGCGCTCATCGGCTGGTTCGACGCGCGCCGGGTGACCCGGATCGACCTGCACGCCACCGACGACGGCGAGGAGCTCTACCGCAGCCTCGGCTTCGGCGAGCACGCACGGCCGCTCTCCCGGCAACGCCTCATCGCGGACTGA
- a CDS encoding histidine kinase-like protein: protein MRDHSSPQAGRPTAAVPLVGAQRSAPRRDDRPGLAERLGYLDAATRRIHGSLDLRTTLRDLGRSLVPALADAAVVHLRDPLGTVERDPGPPTALRLHHGHGTRLGRRSRLCRPAPDGPLARMLAGPAPYGPAVLGTPSADGLRPLLTELYGARTLGRLAAGTALLLLPLRGRKAVLGLLLLIRRPGKAGPARFEPADTAMARHLATQAGLAVDTALRYAREFETARELQRRMLPAHLPQPHGVRLAHRYLPGERGAQVGGDWYDSVELPGNRVALIVGDVMGHSLTSAAVMGQLRTSAQTLAGLDLPPHEVLYHLDEQAQHLGAEQHLATCVYAVYDPIANRVVLSNAGHVPPVLIRPDGTAELLDLPPGAPIGVGGVDFTSTELPAPPGSALLLFTDGLVESRRRSLATGLEQLRARLASAHRHSPEHVCQEALRVLPPGERADDIALLAAAFDGIPAEDVSYWYLQPRHETPGRARRLAAHALRRWGLEELSETTELMVSELVTNAIRHATRPVTLRLVRTSRLRCEVGDDSPALPRARRAGPDDEHGRGLQIVARCADDWGATRLGAGKIVWFEQRLPTCCRAVPAGV from the coding sequence GTGCGCGACCACTCCTCGCCCCAGGCAGGGCGGCCGACCGCCGCCGTGCCACTGGTGGGCGCCCAGCGCTCCGCACCACGCCGGGACGACCGGCCCGGCCTCGCCGAGCGGCTCGGGTACCTGGACGCGGCGACCCGGCGGATCCACGGCTCGCTCGACCTCCGCACCACGCTGCGCGACCTGGGCCGCTCGCTCGTCCCGGCGCTGGCCGACGCCGCCGTGGTGCACCTGCGCGACCCGCTGGGCACGGTGGAACGGGACCCGGGGCCGCCCACGGCACTGCGCCTGCACCACGGCCACGGCACCCGGCTGGGCCGCCGCTCCCGGCTCTGCCGGCCCGCCCCCGACGGCCCGCTGGCCCGGATGCTGGCGGGCCCTGCCCCGTACGGGCCGGCGGTGCTCGGCACCCCGTCCGCGGACGGGCTGCGCCCGCTGCTCACCGAGCTGTACGGCGCCCGCACCCTCGGCCGGCTCGCCGCGGGCACCGCGCTGCTGCTCCTGCCGCTGCGCGGGCGCAAGGCGGTGCTCGGCCTGCTGCTGCTGATCCGCCGGCCGGGCAAGGCCGGTCCGGCCCGCTTCGAGCCCGCCGACACCGCGATGGCCCGCCACCTGGCCACCCAGGCCGGCCTCGCCGTGGACACCGCCCTGCGCTACGCCCGCGAGTTCGAGACCGCCCGCGAACTGCAGCGCCGGATGCTGCCCGCGCACCTGCCGCAGCCGCACGGGGTGCGGCTCGCCCACCGCTACCTGCCCGGCGAGCGCGGTGCCCAGGTCGGCGGCGACTGGTACGACTCGGTGGAACTCCCCGGCAACCGGGTCGCGTTGATCGTCGGCGACGTGATGGGCCACTCGCTGACCTCGGCCGCCGTGATGGGCCAGCTGCGCACCAGCGCGCAGACCCTGGCCGGCCTCGACCTGCCGCCGCACGAGGTCCTCTACCACCTGGACGAGCAGGCCCAGCACCTCGGCGCCGAACAGCACCTGGCCACCTGCGTGTACGCGGTCTACGACCCGATCGCCAACCGGGTGGTGCTGTCCAACGCCGGCCACGTGCCGCCGGTGCTGATCCGCCCGGACGGCACGGCCGAACTGCTCGACCTGCCGCCGGGCGCCCCGATCGGCGTCGGCGGCGTCGACTTCACCTCCACCGAGCTGCCGGCGCCGCCGGGTTCGGCCCTGCTGCTGTTCACCGACGGCCTGGTCGAGAGCCGGCGCCGCTCGCTGGCGACCGGCCTGGAGCAGCTGCGCGCCCGGCTGGCCTCCGCCCACCGGCACTCGCCCGAGCACGTCTGCCAGGAGGCGCTGCGGGTGCTGCCGCCCGGTGAGCGCGCCGACGACATCGCGCTGCTCGCCGCCGCCTTCGACGGCATCCCGGCCGAGGACGTCTCCTACTGGTACCTGCAGCCCCGGCACGAGACGCCCGGCCGGGCCCGCCGCCTCGCCGCCCACGCGCTGCGCCGCTGGGGGCTGGAGGAGCTGTCCGAGACCACCGAGCTGATGGTCAGCGAGCTGGTCACCAACGCGATCCGGCACGCCACCCGGCCGGTGACGCTCCGCCTGGTGCGGACCTCCCGGCTGCGCTGCGAGGTCGGCGACGACAGCCCGGCCCTGCCGCGGGCCCGCCGGGCCGGGCCGGACGACGAGCACGGCCGCGGCCTGCAGATAGTCGCCCGGTGCGCGGACGACTGGGGTGCCACCCGGCTCGGCGCCGGCAAGATCGTCTGGTTCGAGCAACGCCTGCCGACCTGCTGCCGGGCCGTCCCCGCGGGTGTCTAG
- a CDS encoding homodimeric fumarase (class I) yields MATPEFEYRDLLPTGADPTPYRKLTSEGVSTFEADGRTFLKVEPEALRLLTAEAMHDISHYLRPAHLAQLRRILDDPEASPNDRFVALDLLKNVNISAGGILPMCQDTGTAIVMGKRGQNVLTAGQDEAAIARGVYDAYTELNLRYSQMAPVTMWDERNTGNNLPAQIELYATDGGAYKFLFMAKGGGSANKSYLYQETKAILNESSMLSFLEQKIRSLGTAACPPYHLAIVVGGTSAEFALKTAKYASAHYLDNLPTSGDAKTGHGFRDLELEQKVFELTQKIGIGAQFGGKYFCHDVRVIRLPRHGASLPVAMAVSCSADRQALGKITAEGVFLEQLETDPAKYLPDTTDEHLDDEVVRVDLNQPMADIRAQLAKYPVKTRLSLSGTLVVARDIAHAKIKERLDRGEGMPQYMKDHPVYYAGPAKTPEGYASGSFGPTTAGRMDSYVDQFQAAGGSMVMLAKGNRSKQVTKACAEHGGFYLGSIGGPAARLAQDCIKKVEVLEYPELGMEAVWRIEVEDFPAFIVVDDKGNDFFAEVTDGPLITSLRVRSAE; encoded by the coding sequence ATGGCCACCCCGGAATTCGAGTACCGCGACCTCCTCCCGACCGGTGCCGACCCCACGCCGTACCGGAAGCTCACCTCCGAGGGCGTCTCCACCTTCGAGGCCGACGGCCGCACCTTCCTCAAGGTCGAGCCGGAGGCGCTGCGGCTGCTCACCGCCGAGGCGATGCACGACATCTCGCACTACCTGCGCCCGGCCCACCTCGCCCAGCTGCGCCGCATCCTGGACGACCCGGAGGCCAGCCCGAACGACCGCTTCGTCGCGCTCGACCTGCTGAAGAACGTCAACATCTCGGCCGGCGGCATCCTCCCGATGTGCCAGGACACCGGCACCGCGATCGTCATGGGCAAGCGCGGCCAGAACGTGCTCACCGCCGGCCAGGACGAGGCCGCGATCGCCCGCGGCGTGTACGACGCGTACACCGAGCTGAACCTGCGCTACTCGCAGATGGCGCCGGTCACCATGTGGGACGAGAGGAACACCGGCAACAACCTGCCGGCCCAGATCGAGCTGTACGCCACCGACGGCGGCGCCTACAAGTTCCTCTTCATGGCCAAGGGCGGCGGCTCCGCCAACAAGTCGTACCTGTACCAGGAGACCAAGGCGATCCTCAACGAGTCGTCGATGCTCTCCTTCCTGGAGCAGAAGATCCGCTCGCTGGGCACCGCAGCCTGCCCGCCGTACCACCTGGCGATCGTGGTCGGCGGCACCAGCGCCGAGTTCGCGCTCAAGACCGCCAAGTACGCCTCCGCGCACTACCTCGACAACCTGCCGACCTCCGGCGACGCGAAGACCGGGCACGGCTTCCGCGACCTGGAGCTGGAGCAGAAGGTCTTCGAGCTCACCCAGAAGATCGGCATCGGCGCGCAGTTCGGCGGCAAGTACTTCTGCCACGACGTCCGCGTGATCCGGCTGCCGCGCCACGGCGCCTCGCTGCCGGTCGCGATGGCCGTCTCCTGCTCCGCCGACCGCCAGGCGCTCGGCAAGATCACCGCCGAGGGCGTCTTCCTGGAGCAGCTGGAGACGGACCCGGCGAAGTACCTGCCGGACACCACCGACGAGCACCTCGACGACGAGGTCGTCCGGGTCGACCTCAACCAGCCGATGGCCGACATCCGGGCCCAGCTGGCCAAGTACCCGGTGAAGACCCGCCTGTCGCTCAGCGGCACGCTGGTCGTCGCCCGCGACATCGCCCACGCCAAGATCAAGGAGCGCCTCGACCGCGGCGAGGGCATGCCCCAGTACATGAAGGACCACCCGGTGTACTACGCCGGCCCGGCCAAGACCCCCGAGGGCTACGCCTCCGGCTCCTTCGGCCCGACCACCGCCGGCCGGATGGACTCCTACGTCGACCAGTTCCAGGCCGCCGGCGGCTCCATGGTCATGCTCGCCAAGGGCAACCGCTCCAAGCAGGTCACCAAGGCCTGCGCCGAGCACGGCGGCTTCTACCTCGGCTCGATCGGCGGCCCGGCCGCGCGGCTCGCGCAGGACTGCATCAAGAAGGTCGAGGTGCTGGAGTACCCCGAGCTCGGCATGGAGGCAGTCTGGCGCATCGAGGTCGAGGACTTCCCGGCGTTCATCGTCGTCGACGACAAGGGCAACGACTTCTTCGCCGAGGTCACGGACGGCCCGCTGATCACCAGCCTGCGGGTCCGCTCCGCGGAGTAG
- a CDS encoding WhiB family redox-sensing transcriptional regulator, whose translation MLHPIESSVTGSAAVRRSPVAAAAPVDPLEDNPWHTGAACRRDEAGLFFAPSKEPTAARLAREEQAKQVCARCPVLLECREHALAMPEPYGVWGGLTAAERRVVLARRRRREAELREAHRVPSGRIAG comes from the coding sequence GTGCTGCATCCCATCGAGTCCAGCGTCACCGGCTCCGCCGCCGTCCGCCGCAGTCCGGTGGCGGCGGCGGCCCCTGTGGACCCGCTGGAGGACAACCCGTGGCACACCGGGGCGGCCTGCCGTCGCGACGAGGCCGGGCTGTTCTTCGCGCCGTCCAAGGAGCCGACGGCGGCCAGGCTCGCGCGTGAGGAGCAGGCCAAGCAGGTCTGTGCCCGGTGCCCCGTGCTGTTGGAGTGCCGCGAGCACGCGCTGGCGATGCCCGAGCCGTACGGGGTGTGGGGCGGTCTGACGGCCGCCGAGCGGCGGGTGGTGCTGGCCCGGCGGCGCCGCCGCGAGGCCGAGCTGCGCGAGGCGCACCGGGTGCCGTCGGGCCGGATAGCCGGCTGA
- a CDS encoding methyltransferase family protein gives MTTGQISDPAHADHRRRSERALQAVAFDAIGPRYDEVFRDRTGQTACGDWLLNELATGARVLDVGCGTGEPTARQLADGGLRVTGIDLSDGMLAAARRAVPEAELHRMDMFDLATPRAAAAWGVPGLGPDAAGTFAAATVFFSLVLLPRAEIATVLGRIRTLLRPGGLLALGMVEADLDDAPLPFLGRELRISGYLREELTQTLAAAGFEVEACVGHPYAPASTALPPEEQLFLRCRRTT, from the coding sequence GTGACAACCGGACAGATCTCGGACCCAGCGCACGCCGACCACCGGCGCCGCTCCGAACGGGCCCTGCAGGCGGTCGCCTTCGACGCGATCGGCCCGCGCTACGACGAGGTCTTCCGGGACCGCACCGGCCAGACCGCCTGCGGCGACTGGCTGCTGAACGAACTCGCGACCGGCGCACGGGTGCTGGACGTGGGCTGCGGCACCGGCGAGCCGACCGCCCGGCAACTCGCCGACGGCGGGCTGCGGGTGACCGGCATCGACCTCTCGGACGGAATGCTGGCGGCCGCCCGCCGCGCCGTCCCGGAGGCCGAGCTGCACCGGATGGACATGTTCGACCTGGCGACCCCGCGGGCCGCCGCGGCCTGGGGCGTGCCGGGGCTCGGCCCGGACGCGGCCGGCACCTTCGCCGCGGCCACCGTGTTCTTCTCGCTGGTGCTGCTGCCCCGCGCGGAGATCGCCACGGTGCTGGGCCGCATCCGCACCCTGCTGCGCCCGGGCGGGCTGCTGGCGCTCGGCATGGTCGAGGCCGACCTCGACGACGCGCCGCTGCCGTTCCTCGGCCGTGAGCTGCGGATCAGCGGCTACCTGCGCGAGGAGCTGACCCAGACGCTGGCCGCGGCCGGGTTCGAGGTCGAGGCCTGCGTCGGCCACCCGTACGCCCCCGCGTCGACCGCGCTGCCGCCGGAGGAACAGCTCTTCCTGCGCTGTCGGCGCACCACCTGA
- a CDS encoding cell wall-active antibiotic response 4TMS protein YvqF, with amino-acid sequence MTKQEPAPVPQAQPAVAAPVAEADLRCSDADRERVADLLRDAYAEGRLTVEEHSERIEAAYAAKTFGDLVPLTRDLPAATGAPLSMEKPPLQPKRAPLPPARHEAPTMVAVFGGAERKGRWRVGPHLKAVAVFGGVEIDLTDAVFESPEVVIEVTAIFGGVDIKVPENVSLHGGGVGIFGGFSVREQTAADPYAPVVRVKGAAVFGGCEAKPRRGKKLREWARKQLDL; translated from the coding sequence ATGACCAAGCAGGAGCCGGCCCCCGTCCCGCAGGCGCAGCCCGCGGTCGCCGCGCCGGTCGCCGAGGCCGACCTCCGGTGCTCGGACGCGGACCGCGAGCGGGTCGCCGACCTGCTGCGCGACGCGTACGCCGAGGGCCGGCTGACGGTGGAGGAGCACTCGGAGCGGATCGAGGCCGCGTACGCCGCGAAGACCTTCGGGGACCTCGTCCCGCTGACCCGGGACCTGCCGGCCGCGACCGGCGCCCCGCTGTCGATGGAGAAGCCGCCGCTCCAGCCGAAGCGCGCGCCGCTGCCGCCCGCCCGCCACGAGGCGCCGACCATGGTGGCGGTCTTCGGCGGCGCCGAGCGCAAGGGCCGCTGGCGGGTCGGCCCGCACCTGAAGGCCGTGGCGGTCTTCGGCGGGGTGGAGATCGACCTCACGGACGCGGTCTTCGAGTCGCCGGAGGTGGTCATCGAGGTGACCGCGATCTTCGGCGGGGTGGACATCAAGGTGCCGGAGAACGTCAGCCTGCACGGTGGCGGCGTGGGCATCTTCGGCGGCTTCTCGGTGCGCGAGCAGACCGCGGCCGACCCGTACGCGCCGGTGGTGCGAGTGAAGGGCGCGGCGGTGTTCGGCGGCTGCGAGGCGAAGCCGCGCCGCGGCAAGAAGCTGCGGGAGTGGGCGCGCAAGCAGCTCGACCTCTGA
- a CDS encoding fructose-1,6-bisphosphatase II, whose product MTTQYPHHLPSSLEVAPEAPDRNLALELVRVTEAAAMAAGRWVGRGDKNGADGAAVKAMRTLVSTVSMNGVVVIGEGEKDEAPMLYNGERVGDGTGAECDVAVDPVDGTTLTAKGMHNAVAVLAVADRGTMFDPSAVFYMDKLVCGPEAADFVDITAPAAVNIRRVAKAKGIAVEDVTVVVLDRPRHDGLVKEIREAGARIKFISDGDVAGAIMAAREGTGVDLLMGVGGTPEGIIAACAMKCMGGVIQGRLWPKDEAERQKALDAGHDLDRVLSTDDLVSGENVFFVATGITDGELLRGVHYRQETATTSSLVMRSKSGTIRRIDSTHRLSKLRAYSAIDFDRAN is encoded by the coding sequence ATGACCACGCAGTACCCGCACCACCTCCCCAGCTCGCTCGAGGTCGCCCCGGAGGCCCCGGACCGCAACCTCGCCCTGGAACTCGTCCGTGTCACCGAGGCCGCCGCGATGGCGGCCGGCCGCTGGGTCGGCCGCGGCGACAAGAACGGTGCCGACGGCGCCGCCGTGAAGGCCATGCGCACCCTCGTCTCCACCGTCTCGATGAACGGCGTCGTCGTCATCGGCGAGGGCGAGAAGGACGAGGCCCCGATGCTGTACAACGGCGAGCGGGTCGGCGACGGCACCGGCGCCGAGTGCGACGTCGCCGTGGACCCGGTCGACGGCACCACGCTGACCGCCAAGGGCATGCACAACGCGGTCGCCGTCCTCGCGGTCGCCGACCGCGGCACCATGTTCGACCCCAGCGCCGTCTTCTACATGGACAAGCTGGTCTGCGGCCCGGAGGCCGCCGACTTCGTCGACATCACCGCCCCGGCGGCCGTCAACATCCGCCGGGTCGCCAAGGCCAAGGGCATCGCCGTCGAGGACGTCACCGTCGTCGTGCTGGACCGCCCCCGCCACGACGGCCTGGTCAAGGAGATCCGCGAGGCCGGCGCCCGGATCAAGTTCATCTCCGACGGCGACGTGGCCGGCGCCATCATGGCCGCCCGCGAGGGCACCGGCGTCGACCTGCTGATGGGCGTCGGCGGCACCCCCGAGGGCATCATCGCGGCCTGCGCGATGAAGTGCATGGGCGGTGTCATCCAGGGCCGGCTGTGGCCGAAGGACGAGGCGGAGCGGCAGAAGGCGCTGGACGCCGGCCACGACCTCGACCGTGTCCTCAGCACCGACGACCTGGTGTCCGGCGAGAACGTCTTCTTCGTCGCCACCGGCATCACCGACGGCGAGCTGCTGCGCGGCGTCCACTACCGCCAGGAGACCGCCACCACCAGCTCGCTGGTGATGCGCTCCAAGAGCGGCACGATCCGGCGCATCGACTCCACCCACCGGCTGTCCAAGCTGCGGGCCTACAGCGCCATCGACTTCGACCGCGCCAACTGA
- a CDS encoding 3-hydroxypropanoate dehydrogenase: MTLALDAAAQDLLFREARTANTFADEPVSDEQVRAIYDLVKFGPTAFNQQPLRIVLVRTDEGRERLLQHMAEGNRAKTATAPLVAILAQDNEFHEELPTQLPHFPQAKDMFFSERPVREASATLNGALQAAYFIIGVRAAGLAAGPMTGFDATGLNKEFFADGDHSVLAVVNIGKPGEDAWFPRSPRLEYDEVVTTV; encoded by the coding sequence ATGACTCTGGCACTCGACGCCGCCGCACAGGACCTGCTCTTCCGCGAGGCCCGTACCGCCAACACCTTCGCCGACGAGCCGGTCAGCGACGAGCAGGTCCGGGCGATCTACGACCTCGTCAAGTTCGGCCCCACCGCCTTCAACCAGCAGCCGCTGCGCATCGTGCTGGTCCGCACCGACGAGGGACGCGAGCGCCTGCTCCAGCACATGGCCGAGGGCAACCGCGCCAAGACCGCCACCGCCCCGCTGGTCGCCATCCTCGCCCAGGACAACGAGTTCCACGAGGAGCTGCCGACCCAGCTGCCGCACTTCCCGCAGGCGAAGGACATGTTCTTCTCCGAGCGCCCCGTCCGCGAGGCCTCGGCCACGCTGAACGGCGCCCTGCAGGCCGCCTACTTCATCATCGGCGTGCGCGCCGCCGGCCTGGCCGCCGGCCCGATGACCGGCTTCGACGCCACGGGCCTGAACAAGGAGTTCTTCGCGGACGGCGACCACTCGGTGCTGGCCGTGGTCAACATCGGCAAGCCGGGCGAGGACGCCTGGTTCCCGCGCTCCCCGCGCCTGGAGTACGACGAGGTCGTCACCACCGTCTGA
- a CDS encoding DNA-binding SARP family transcriptional activator, giving the protein MELHGTATADALRFQVLGPVQAWRGEEQLALGSPQQQAVLAALLLNQGRPVTTDDLVDGIWGDRTPPQAVAALRTYVSRLRSVIEPNREVRKPAEILVSVSDGYALRIPDESLDLGSFERRVAEAAGARAEGDFRTSHEALLAALALWRGRPLPGVPGPYAETQRARLSERQIAVAEERCAVALEVGLHAEVVSELSTLAAAHPLRERLRELLMLALYRCGRQAESLGVYADTRKLLIEELGVEPGSGLAAMHGRILAGDPALVPSVAASARPEAEELQTFVPPAQLPADVSDFSGRSKLVNELRDVLRGGSGQAVVVTSLAGIGGVGKTTLAVHVAHGLRPDFPDGQLYVDLRGAGATPADPAVVLGDFLHALGTADAPDSLDQRAALYRSVLADKRMLILLDNARDARQLMPLIPGVSGNAVMVTSRSRLAEIPGAHLVDIEELTPDEALALFSAIVGIERVAAEPDAALAVVTACGFLPLAVRIAAARLASRPRWSVSDLARRLADQRNRLQELQLGNLAVETTIGLGYAQLLPAEARAFRLLSVVDSPDLPLPAVAALLGTGEQEAEDLAEALVEANMLECFTPGRYRYHDLLRLFAQRQNQKLGDADEQRAARLRLLDLLLATMQNAAHVIEPDDVLAELLHEPASAGLRLSDSETARAWIRSEVALLLGSVEAVVREPMELLHPALDLVLILRALVEDPTLGPRIRAALLAAADNAQRHDDTATLARVRYAVGHLHQMAGELAEAEGSLRQSLALLPADDATQLRSSAANELAIVLIQAGRPAEALPFYEQALGISRVLGASIGEARLLANMARAYVGLDRHQEAVESARQAVAAARASGNTPCLADTLYQLGVVLRATGSTAEAAEQLREAHQLYQSQQYRFWEGYSLARLAACLVGEARHAEAAAAAGESLFIAQEVDAAYCQGLANAALGEALLELGQPARGLACLQEAHSIFDRLGVPEALPVRDLIAVQEHTEPFSPPAP; this is encoded by the coding sequence ATGGAGCTTCACGGGACGGCCACGGCCGACGCGCTGCGCTTCCAGGTGCTCGGCCCTGTCCAGGCCTGGCGCGGCGAGGAGCAGCTGGCGCTCGGCTCGCCGCAGCAGCAGGCGGTGCTCGCCGCGCTGCTGCTCAACCAGGGACGGCCGGTCACCACCGACGACCTGGTGGACGGCATCTGGGGCGACCGTACCCCGCCGCAGGCCGTGGCGGCTCTGCGCACGTACGTCTCCCGTCTGCGGTCGGTCATCGAGCCCAACCGGGAGGTGCGCAAGCCGGCCGAGATCCTGGTCTCGGTCAGTGACGGCTACGCGCTGCGGATCCCGGACGAATCCCTCGACCTCGGCTCGTTCGAGCGCCGGGTGGCCGAGGCCGCCGGAGCCCGGGCCGAGGGCGACTTCCGCACCTCCCACGAGGCGCTGCTGGCGGCGCTCGCCCTCTGGCGCGGCAGACCGCTGCCGGGCGTGCCCGGACCGTACGCGGAGACGCAGCGGGCCCGGCTCTCCGAACGGCAGATCGCCGTGGCCGAGGAGCGCTGCGCCGTCGCCCTGGAGGTCGGCCTGCATGCCGAGGTGGTCTCCGAACTGAGCACGCTCGCCGCGGCGCACCCGCTGCGCGAGCGACTGCGCGAGCTGCTCATGCTGGCGTTGTACCGCTGCGGCCGGCAGGCCGAGTCGCTGGGCGTGTACGCCGACACCCGCAAGCTGCTCATCGAGGAGCTCGGCGTGGAGCCCGGCAGCGGGCTCGCCGCCATGCACGGCCGGATCCTGGCCGGCGACCCCGCCCTGGTGCCGTCCGTGGCGGCCTCCGCGCGGCCCGAGGCCGAGGAGCTGCAGACCTTCGTACCGCCTGCTCAACTGCCCGCCGACGTATCGGACTTCAGCGGCCGCAGCAAACTGGTCAACGAGCTGCGGGACGTGCTGCGCGGCGGATCGGGCCAGGCCGTGGTGGTCACCTCGCTGGCCGGTATCGGCGGCGTCGGCAAGACCACGCTGGCCGTGCACGTCGCCCACGGCCTGCGCCCGGACTTCCCGGACGGCCAGCTCTACGTGGACCTCCGCGGGGCGGGTGCGACGCCGGCGGATCCGGCGGTGGTGCTGGGCGACTTCCTGCACGCGCTCGGCACGGCCGACGCCCCGGACTCGCTCGACCAGCGCGCCGCGCTCTACCGCTCAGTGCTCGCCGACAAGCGGATGCTCATCCTGCTGGACAACGCCAGGGATGCCCGGCAGTTGATGCCGCTGATCCCCGGTGTCTCGGGCAACGCGGTCATGGTGACCAGCCGCTCGCGGCTGGCCGAGATCCCCGGCGCGCACCTGGTGGACATCGAGGAGCTGACCCCGGACGAGGCGCTGGCCCTGTTCTCGGCCATCGTCGGCATCGAGCGGGTGGCCGCCGAGCCCGACGCGGCACTGGCCGTGGTGACGGCCTGCGGCTTCCTGCCCCTCGCAGTGCGGATCGCCGCCGCCCGGCTGGCCAGCCGCCCGCGCTGGAGCGTCTCCGACCTGGCCCGTCGGTTAGCCGACCAACGCAACCGCCTTCAGGAACTCCAGCTCGGCAACCTCGCGGTGGAGACCACCATCGGCCTCGGCTACGCGCAGCTGCTCCCGGCGGAGGCGCGGGCGTTCCGCCTGCTGTCCGTCGTGGACTCTCCCGACCTTCCGCTGCCCGCCGTCGCCGCGCTGCTCGGCACGGGCGAGCAGGAGGCCGAGGACCTGGCCGAGGCGCTGGTCGAGGCCAACATGCTGGAGTGCTTCACGCCCGGCCGGTACCGCTACCACGACCTGCTCCGGCTGTTCGCGCAGCGGCAGAACCAGAAGCTCGGCGACGCCGACGAGCAGCGGGCCGCCAGGCTGCGGCTGCTCGACCTGCTGCTGGCGACGATGCAGAACGCGGCGCATGTCATCGAACCCGACGATGTGCTCGCGGAGCTGCTCCACGAGCCGGCCTCGGCGGGCCTCCGGCTGAGCGACAGCGAGACCGCGCGCGCCTGGATCAGGTCCGAGGTGGCCCTGCTGCTCGGCAGTGTCGAGGCCGTGGTCCGGGAGCCGATGGAACTGCTGCACCCGGCGCTCGACCTGGTGCTCATTCTGCGGGCACTGGTCGAGGACCCGACCCTCGGCCCGCGGATCCGGGCCGCCCTCCTGGCTGCCGCCGACAACGCGCAGCGCCACGACGACACCGCCACCCTGGCCCGGGTCCGGTACGCGGTCGGGCATCTGCACCAGATGGCCGGCGAACTCGCGGAGGCCGAGGGCTCGCTTCGGCAGAGTCTTGCCCTCCTGCCCGCGGACGATGCGACACAGCTGCGCAGTTCGGCTGCGAACGAGCTGGCCATCGTCCTGATCCAGGCCGGCCGCCCGGCCGAGGCCCTGCCGTTCTACGAGCAGGCGCTCGGGATCAGCCGCGTGCTGGGTGCGTCGATCGGCGAGGCCCGGCTGCTGGCGAACATGGCACGGGCGTACGTGGGGCTGGACCGGCACCAGGAGGCGGTCGAGTCCGCCCGGCAGGCCGTGGCGGCCGCCCGAGCCTCGGGCAACACCCCGTGCCTGGCCGACACGCTGTACCAGCTGGGCGTGGTGCTGCGGGCGACCGGTTCGACGGCCGAGGCGGCGGAGCAGCTGCGGGAGGCGCACCAGCTGTACCAGTCGCAGCAGTACCGCTTCTGGGAGGGCTACTCACTGGCCCGGCTGGCGGCCTGTCTGGTCGGCGAGGCGCGGCACGCGGAGGCCGCCGCGGCGGCCGGGGAGTCGCTGTTCATCGCGCAGGAGGTCGACGCCGCCTACTGTCAGGGCCTGGCGAACGCGGCGCTGGGCGAGGCGCTCCTGGAGTTGGGGCAGCCCGCGCGCGGGCTGGCCTGCCTCCAGGAGGCGCACTCGATCTTCGACCGGCTCGGTGTGCCCGAGGCCCTTCCCGTTCGGGACCTCATCGCGGTGCAGGAGCACACCGAGCCCTTCTCTCCCCCCGCGCCGTAG
- a CDS encoding exodeoxyribonuclease VII small subunit: protein MADQQQGGPATAGAGRAVRSAAGDDEALGYEQARDALLEVVRQLETGGTSLEESLALWERGEQLAKVCQRWLDGARARLDAALAAEESAAGE, encoded by the coding sequence ATGGCAGATCAGCAGCAGGGCGGCCCGGCGACGGCGGGCGCGGGGCGGGCGGTCCGGAGCGCGGCCGGCGACGACGAGGCGCTCGGGTACGAGCAGGCCAGGGACGCGCTGCTGGAGGTCGTCCGGCAGCTGGAGACCGGCGGCACCTCGCTGGAGGAGTCGCTGGCGCTGTGGGAGCGCGGCGAGCAGTTGGCCAAGGTCTGCCAGCGCTGGCTGGACGGCGCGCGGGCCCGGCTGGACGCGGCGCTGGCCGCCGAGGAGTCCGCCGCCGGCGAGTGA